The genomic DNA CCCCCGACCACCGCATGAAGTGGCTGGGGTTCGACAGGCGGGTCCAGAGGGAGGGCGTCATCGCGGCAGCTGTCTCGGACATCGTGGAAGCGGTCTAGCCTAGGGTGCGGTGCAGCAACAATGCGGGTCGGCGGCGCAGGCGGCGCGGTCTACGGGATGGATCGTGCACCGGCCGGGGCATCCGCGACGCGCCCCGTCTCGCGCACAGTAGGAGGGGCCGCGCCGCGCTCACACGCGTCGAGACGTCCCGTCATGCGCCGGTCTGGACAATGTTCCTATGCCGCGCTTCCGGCCCGCGCCGGTGGCGCCGGGGTCCCCGGGCCGGGGCCCCCGGCGCCACCGGCGCCTCGAAACGACGACGCCTGTCCGACACCGACGCATCTCCGCGGCGGCAGGTTCTAGCGCCCGAGCCTTGCAAATCGCGGGTGAATCGCGCATATAGATGTGAACAAAAAGAGAACGAAAGAGCGTCCCCTATAAAAGCTGTGGACGACGTGACCTCACCCTGACGGAACGAGCGCCTCATGCGAACCGCCGACAAGCAGATCGCCGACATCCTCGTCCGCTACGGCGAGCCCTTCGGGGGCAACGTCTGGCGCGTCCAGGGGACCGCCGTCATCTATCACAAGACGCTGGAGCGCATCGCCGCCCAGGCCGGCATCGTCTTCGAGCCGCCGACCGTCATCCGGGCCGAGCGCGACGAGGCCGTGATCCTGGTGACCGGCCGGCTGCCCGGCGCGAAGCCCGGCACCGAGCGGGTCGAGTGGTCCATGGGCGAGGCCCTAGTCAACGTGAACTACCGCGTCTCGGGCAAGCAGGCGGCCTACGTCTACGCCATGGCCGAGAAGCGCGGGAAGGACCGCGTCATCCTCAAGCTCATCGAGCTGCACGGCCTCGTCTACTCGGAGGAGGAGGCCGACGAGTTCCGCGCCCACCAGGTCCCGGTCCGGGCCGTCGACGAGGATTTCGAGGAGGCACCCGCCTTCGACGAGGTCACCGAGGCCGAGGGCGACCTCAAGCGCCGCATCGACGCGGCCGAGACGATCAACGCGGTCACCGACCTGATGCTGGACGGCGCCACGCAGGCCGTCCTGGCGACGATGCCGCCCGGCACCCGCGACGAGGTGCGCGACTACGCCAAGGCCCGCCTCGTGGCGCTCGGCTGGCCGAAGCGCGCCGGACGCCGCAGCGCCGCCTGATCCCGCTTCCACCCCCACCGAAGGAGACCGCCATGCATCGCGCGACGAGCCGCCGCACCATGAAGGCCCGCCGGGAGTCTTGCCACGGCTGGAGCATCGAGACGCTGTCCTACAGCCCGACGCGGATCGTCCGCCTCGGCGCCGAGAAGGTCGCGATCCTGTTCCCGCCGGTCGAGCCCGGTGCGGCCTGGCAGCTCTACCCGCATCCCGACACGTTCCCGGGTCTCAACTTCGAGGGTCTGCCCGAGCCGCTGCGCCCGGAATTCCTCGCCTTCCCGGATCTTCCGGAAGTCGAGCGGTTCCTCGGCATCCGCGACGCCGAGCCCGTCGCCCTCGCGGCGTGAGCCGCGCTCTCAGGGCGTCGGCCAGGGCGCGCCGCGATGGAGCGCCTCGGCCTCGTCCGTGAACCTGCCGTCGGGGCCGTGCAGCACGAGGGGCGGCAGCAGGGTCGGGGCGGCCCGGCTCCCGCGGGTCGCCGCGATCAGGACGCGGATCGCCGGCGCGTCGCCGCGGGGATGGACGGGGCGGATCGCCAGCCCGCCGTAGCGGCCCCTGAGGGCGTCGAGGCAGGCCGGGAGGGCGTCCGCCCGGTGGATGAGCCCGAGACGCCCGCCCGCCCGCAGGATCGCCGTGCAGGTGCGGATCCAGCTGTCGAGATCGCCGCCCGCGAAGGTGTGGGCGGCGGCGCGGCCCGGGTGCGGCGAGGCGCGGTGAGCGCCGGCCGCGAAGAACGGCGGGTTGGTGAGCACGACGTCGAAACTGTCCGGCAGCAGACCGGCGGCGCGGCGTTCCGCCGCGGACGCGAGCACGTCGGCGACCAAGACCCGCGCGTCGATGCCGTTGAGGGTCGCGTTGGCGCGGGCCTGCCCGGCGAGCGCCGGGTCGCGCTCGACCAGGGTCGGCCGGAGGCCGGGCGCCAGGGCCGCGCAGGCGAGGCCGACGGCGCCGGTCCCGGCGCCGACATCGCAGAGCCGGTCCCCGGCCCGCGGCGCGAGCAGCCGGGCGAGCAGCACCGCGTCGGTCCCGGCGCGGTGCGCGCCCCGCGGCGGCTGGTGCAGGCGCAGGAGCCCGCCGAGGAAGGGATCGGCGCCGCTGTCGGCCTCGGCCGTCACGGTTGGCGCAACTCGTGGGCGATGCCGGCATCCGTCAGCAGGCGGCGGGCCTGGGCCGCGTGGTCGCGCGGCACCAGGAGGCGCTGGCCGAAGACGCCGATCGACCCTTCCATCAGGCTCATGTGGCTGTCGGCCACGAGGACCGGGATCTCGGCCGCCTCGAGGATCGACCGGGCGAACCCGATCAGCACGACGTCGTTGGACCGGATCAGCTCGATCATCGCGGCTCGGCTCCGGAACGGGCGGGGATCGGCGGTTTCGTCGCGTGAGATCCGCGCTGGCGACACCCCATATCCGGCCGGCGACGATGTTGCGGCGCCGCGGGGCGCGTGCGAAGGGATCGCCCGCCCCCTGAGGGGCGACCGGTCTGGAGGTCACGGATCTTGGGTATGGCCCTCTCCATCGAGAATCCGAAGCCCGAGGCGGAGGCGGGGCTCAACGACCTCGTCGCGCTGGTGGCCGACGGCATGGCGCGGGTCAACACCACGATCCTGTCGCGGACGGGATCGGACGTGGCGATGATCCCCGAGGTCGCCAACCACCTGATCGCCTCCGGCGGCAAGCGCCTGCGGCCGATCCTGACGCTGGCCTGCGCGCAGCTCTGCGGCTACGCGGGCGCCACCGAAGGCGACGTCAAGCTCGCCGCCAGCGTCGAGTTCATGCACACCGCCACGCTCCTCCACGACGACGTGGTCGACGAGAGCGACATGCGCCGCGGCCGCGTCGCCGCCCGGATCAAGTGGGGCAACGAGGCCTCCGTGCTCGTCGGCGACTTCCTGCTCGGCCAAGCCTTCCGGATGATGGTCGAGGTCGGCTCGCTGCGGGCGCTCGACATCCTCTCGGCCGCCGCCACGGTGATCGCCGAGGGCGAGGTGATGCAGCTCACCAACGCCAAGAACCTGGAGACCGACGAGGCCGCCTATCTGGCGGTGATCCGCGGCAAGACCGCCGAGCTGTTCGCCGCCGCCTGCGAGGTCGGGCCGGTGCTCGCCGGGCGACCCGAGGCCGAGCAGGCGGCGGCCCGATCCTACGGGATGAATCTCGGCATCGCCTTCCAGCTGATCGACGACGTGCTCGATTACGGCGGCACCTCGGCCGAGCTCGGCAAGAACGTCGGCGACGATTTCCGCGAGGGCAAGATCACCCTGCCGATCGTCCTGGCCTATCGCCGGGCCAGCGAGGGCGAGCGCGGCTTCTGGCGGCGCACCCTGCAGCAGGGCGAGATCGGCGAGACCGACCTGGAGACCGCCCTCGACCTCCTACAGCGCCACGGTGCCCTGGAGGAGACTGTGGCCCGCGCCCACCATTACGGCGCCGAGGCCCGGGCCGCCCTCGACATCTTCCCGGACGGGCCCGTCAAGGCGGCGCTGATCGGGGCCGTTGAGTTCTGCGTGGCGCGGGCGCGCTGAGGCGGGAACTCGGGGCTCCCGCGTCGACAGCCACCGATCCGCGCCGGCCCGACGACCCGCGTCGGCCTCAACGCGTCACGGGCCCGAGGGCTTCGGCGAGGGCGGGGGCGAGGTCGCGCAGCTCCGCGAGATGCGCGTCCGTCAGGGTGCGCAGCAGGGCCTCGGCGCGCGGCGTGAGGGACAGCTCGCTCCGCCGCCTGTCCTCGACGGCCCGCGTCTTGGTCAGCAGGCCGGCCTCCACCATGCGGGACACCAGCTCGGCCGCGCTGTGCGGAGCGATCAGCAGCTGCTCGGCCAGCAGGCCGACCGTCGCCGGCGCGCGCCCGGCATGGCCCGCCAGCGTCAGCAGGGCCTGATGCTGCTGCGGCGGCAGGCCCGCCCGGGCCGCCGCCGCCTCGCTGAACGCCAGGAAGCGGCGGAGACGGAAGCGGAAATCCGCGAGCGCCGCGTACTGCTCCCGCGACAGCGCCTCCGGTCCCGGGGCATCGGCCTCCATGATCGCCTCCGTGGTGGGTCCCTCGAGCCGCCGACGGTGCCCCGTATCGACGGGCTGGTCCCGGCTCGCAATGGCCGCGCCGTTGCAAGATATATCGGATTACGACATAAAAGCCGCCGCGAAGGAAGGAGGCCCCGATGATCGGCGGGACTGGGAGCGGCAGCGGGGAGGGCAGCCCGTCGCGCCGGGCGCTGGGGGATTTCAGCGCGGACCGGCGGGTCCTGACGCTGGCCGGCATGGCGATCGTCACCGGGACCGCCGCCAGCGGCACCGCCTGGATCCTGCTCACGCTGATCGGCCTCGTCACCAATCTCGTGTGGTACGGCCGGCTCGACACCGCCCTGACCTCCCTGGCCGGCGCGGCGCCGGGGCCCTCGATGGTGGCGATCCCGGTGATCGGGGCGCTGATCGTCGGCGCCATGGCGCGCTACGGCTCGGAGAAGATCCGCGGCCACGGGATCCCGGAGGCGATGGAGGCGATCCTGGTCGGCGGCAGCCGGATGTCGCCCAGGGTCGCCGTGCTCAAGCCGCTCTCCTCGGCGGTCGCGATCGGCACCGGCGGACCGTTCGGCGCCGAGGGACCGATCATCGTGACGGGCGGCGCGGTCGGCTCGCTCTTCGCCCAGTTCTTCCATCTCAGCGCCGCCGAGCGGAAGACGCTGCTGGTGGCGGGCGCGGCGGCGGGCATGACCGCCATCTTCGGGACGCCCGTGGCGGCCGTGCTGCTCGCCGTCGAGGTTCTGCTGTTCGAGTGGCGGCCGCGGAGCCTCGTGCCGGTGACCGTCGGGGCTGTCACCGCGGCCTGCTGGCGGCCGGCCCTGTTCGGCGCCGGCCCGCTCTTTCCCTTCGCCGACAATCCGGTCCTGCCCTGGTGGGGGCTGCCCGCCTGCGCGCTGCTCGGCGTCGCCTGCGGCCTCATCTCGGGGGGGCTGACCCGGGCCCTCTACGCGCTGGAGGACGGCTTCGGGCGGCTTCCCCTGCACTGGATGTGGTGGCCCGCCATCGGCGCCGTCGTGGTCGGGCTGGGCGGCCTCGTGGAGCCCCGGGCGCTCGGCGTCGGCTACGACGTCATCCACGACCTGCTCTCCGGCCACATGCTGGCGAGCGCCGTCGTGCTGATCCTCGTGGTCAAGGCGGCGATCTGGCTCGCCGCCCTGTCGTCGGGCACGTCCGGAGGCGTGCTCGCGCCGCTGCTGATCCTCGGCGGCGCCGTCGGCTGGCTGATCGGCGTCCTCCTGCCCGGCGCCCACGGTTTCTGGGCGCTCATCGGCATGGCGGCGATGCTCGGCGGCACCCTGCCGGCGCCGCTGACCGGCGTCGTCTTCGCCGTCGAGGTGACCGGCGACGTCGCCGCCCTGGCGCCGCTGCTCGCCGCCACCGTGGCGGCCTACGCGGTGACCGTGCTCCTCCTCAAGCGCTCGATCCTGACCGAGAAGATCGCCCGGCGCGGGCAGCACGTGACCCGGGAATACGGGATCGATCCCTACGATCTCGCCCGGGTCGAGGCGGTGATGACCCGCACGGTCGAGACCCTGGACGCGGACCTGCCCCTGGCCGAGGCCCTCGCGGCCATCGAGACCGGCGCCCACCACGCCTACCCGGTGGTCGACGGCGCGGGCCGGCCCGTCGGCCTCGTCTCGCGCAACGACGCCCTCCGCTGGACCCTGGAGGAGCGCGACGGCGCGGCCGAGGAGGGCACCCTCGGCGAGCGCGTCTCGGACGCCGATCTCGCCGTCGTCCATCCGGGCGACGTGGTCTCGCACGCCCTCGACGTCATGCTGTCGGCCGGGCAGGGGCGCCTGCCGGTCACCGATCCGCGCACCGGCGGCCTCGTCGGGCTCCTCACCCGCAAGGACCTGCTCCAGGTGCGCGCCACGGTGGTGCGGGCCGAAGCCGAGCGCCGCGCGTTCTACCGGAAGGGGCGGGGTGAAAGGCGCGCACGGATGGAAGCATGACCCTGGACCCGCACCGTCCCGGCCGGACCACCCGCCTCGATCGGCTCGCGCCGGGCAGCTTCTACCTGATCGCCGGCCGGGACGGGCCGGATCTCGCCCTCGTCGTCCTGCGTGAGGGACGCTGGCAAGCCCTGCTGCTGAACCGCCGTCACGCCGTCGACGGCCACCTGCGGGTCGAGTCCGAGATCGCCCCCGGGGCCGACGTGCTGGCGCTGCGGGGCGCCGTCCTGGCGCCGAGCGGCGCCCTCGCGGACATCGCCTTCGGCCTCACCGCCGCTCCGGCCGCGCTCCACCTCGGCGACGGCCGCGCGTATCTGCGCGGACACGACGGGGACGGCCGGCTCGCGACCTTCTCTGTCGGGAGCGGCCGGGCCACCGCGATCGATCCCGGCGACCTGCCGCGGTCGAGCCGCTGGCGCGTGATGGTGCCGGAGGCGGGCGGCGTCGTGACGGTCTACGAGGCCGCGCCCGGCTGAGCGCCGCCCGCGGGCCGGGTCAGCGCAGGAAGGTCGGCGCCACCCACCATCCCGGATGGGCGGCGCGCAGGGCGGCAGCGGCCCGGACGGCCGCGCGCCGGTCGGCGAACAGCGCGAACACGGTCGCGCCGGAGCCCGACATCCGCGCGAGGCGGCAGCCCTGGGCGCGGAGGGCTGCCAGCGCGTCGCCGATCACCGGCGCCACGGTCAGGGCCGGCGCTTCCAGGTCGTTGCGGGCCCCGGCCAGGGCCTGGAGCAGCGTGTCGGTCGCCGTGGCCTGCGGGATCGTCGGATGCGGTGCGCCCGCGAGATCCTGGCCGACGCTCAGGCCCAGAGCCCTGAAGACCGGGGCGGTGGGCACCGGCACGCCGGGATTGATCAGCACCGCGGGAAGCGGTTCGAGCCCGAGGGCCGCCCCGATCTCCTCGCCCGCGCCGCGCATCATCCGGGCCCGCGGGTCGAGGCAGACCGGTACGTCGGCGCCGGTCTCCCGCGCCACCGCGCCGACGGCCGCGTGGTCGAGGGGCAGCCCGTTGAGGCGCGCCAGCAGGCGCAGGGCCGCGGCGGCGTCGGAGGAGCCGCCGCCGATCCCCGCCGCGACCGGCAGGCGCTTCACCAGATGGAAGGCACCCGCGCGCAAGCCCGGCACCCGTGCGGCGAGACCCCGGGCGGCCCGCAGGACGAGGTTGTCGTCCGTCGGGCCGGCAGGGCCGGCGGTGGGGCCGCTGACGGTCAGGCCCAGCGGGGCGTCGGGATCCAGGGTGAGGCGGTCGGCGGTGCCCGCGAAGGCGACGAGGCTCTCGAGCACGTGGTAGCCGTCACCGACGCGTCGGCCGAGGACGTGGAGCGTCAGGTTGACCTTGGCGGGGGCGCGATCGGCGAGCAGGGTCACGGGGTCTCGGTCGGGTCGTGGCGATGTCTCCCGAGGCTCTACAGGCTCGCGGCCCGGAACAACAGCTCAGCTGCCGGCGCCGACCGCACCGTGCGGTCGATAGGGCAGGGCGTCGCCCGGGCGGATCGCGGTCAGATCCTCGGCGAGTTCCACCAGCCCGTCGCTGCCCGCGAGACTGGACAGCGCGCCGCCGGGCGCCGGCACGGCCTCGGGCAGGCCGTCCCGGCCGGCCCGGAGGCAGACGCGCAGGTATTCGCGCCGGCCGGGGCGCTTTCCGCGGGCGAAGCCGCTGCGGATCGCCAGCTCGGGCGCCGTGTCGCGCGCGCCGGAGAGATGGAGCACCAGGGGACCGAGCACCGCCAGGGCGGTCACGTAGGCGGCGGCCGGGTTGCCCGGCAGCCCGATGACGGGCGTGCCGGCCACGGTTCCGAGCGCGACCGGGCGGCCGGGCTTGATCGCCAACCGCCAGAAGGTCAGTCGGCCCGAAGCCTCGATCGCGGCGCGGACATGGTCCTCCTCGCCCACCGAGGCGCCTCCCGAGGTCAGGATCAGGTCGTGGGACGCCGCCGCCTCCGCGATGCGCGCCCGCAGCGGTCCGGGCTCGTCGCGGAGGATGCCGAGATCGACGGGGACGGCGCCGAGGCGTCTCAGGAGCGCGGCGAGCATCGGCCGGTTGGCGTCGAAAATCCCGGCCGGCGGCAGGGACTGGCCGGGCGGTGTCAGCTCGTCGCCGGTCGAGAAGAGCGCGACCGTCAGGGGCGTCCGCAGCGGCAGCGCGGCCAGGCCACAGGCGGCCGCGAGTGCGATGTGCTGCGGCCCGAGGCGCGTCCCGGCGCGGAGCGCCGTGCTGCCGCGGGCGACGTCCTCGCCGGCCCGCCGACGATTGGCGCCCGACACGAGTCCTCCGGGCAGGATGACGCTGCCGTCGTCGATCCGGACGTCCTCCTGCATGACGACGGTGTCGGTCCCCGCGGGCACCGGCGCCCCGGTGAAGATGCGCACGGCCGCGCCCGGACCGGGATCGCCCGCCGGATGGCCGGCCGGCACGCGTCCGCCGACGGGCAGGCGCGTCTCGCCGCCGGCCGCGAGATCGGCGGCGCGCAGGGCGTAGCCGTCCACCGCGGCGTTGTCGAAGGGAGGCAGATCGAGGGGCGCGATCACATCGTCCGCGAGGACCCGGCCGTCCGCATCCGCGAGCGGGACTGTCTCGGTCCCGGACAGGATCGGGAGTCGCGCCCGGATCAGAGCCACCGCGTCGGCGACCCGCAGCGGCGCGGTGGCGGCGTCGAAGCAGTCGGGGCTCAGGCGGCCCATGGCGCTGCCGGATTGGAGTGAGGCGAGCGTGTCGGCACGGGCGGCCTCGCGGACTGGGACACGGCGACTTGCGGCATCGGCGCCGCGCGATCAAGCCTGGGCCGTGGTCCCGGCGGATCCGATCCTCTAGGCTCGCGCATCATGGCGTTCACCGAATCCGTCGCCGCGGCGCTCCCGTGCCAGCGCCACCTCTTCGAGATGCCCGCCGACGTCTGCTACCTCGACGCCGCCGCGTGGTCGCCGCTGCCGCGGGCCGTGCGCGCGGCGGGCGAGGCGGGGATCCTGGTCAAGAGCCGCCCCTGGGACCATCCCCGCACGGCGATCCCGCCCTGGGCCGAGCGAGCGCGCGCGGCGGCGGCGCGATTGATCGGCGCCACCGCGGACGACATCGCGATCGTCGGCGCGGTCAGCCACGCCATGGCGGTGGCCGCCCGCAACCTGACCGTGAGGCCGGGCGGGCGCCTGCTCCGCGTGGCCGACGAGTTCCCGTCCCTGCGCTTCGCCTTCGACCGGCTCGCCGAGCGGCAGGGTCTGGTGATGGAGGAGGTTCCGCGCCCGCCGGACGGCGACTGGACCGCGGCGGTCGCGGCCGCGATCGCCCGGCCGGGCGCCCCGCCGCTCGCCCTCGCCACCCTGACCCCGTTGCACTGGACCGACGGCAGCCTGATCGACCTCGATCGGCTCGCCCCCCTGGTCCATCATGCCGGTGCGGCCCTGGTGATCGACGCCACGCAGGCCGCGGGCGCCATGCCCGTCGACGTCGCCCGCTGGCGCCCCGACTTTCTGGCCTTCCCGACCTACAAATGGGCGCTCGGACCCTACGGCCTCGCCTTCCTGTACGCCGCGCCGCACCGGCAGGACGGGGCGGCCATCGAGGAGAATGTCGGGAACCGGCCGCCGGCCGTCGGCGCGCGCCGCTACGACCGGGGCGAGCTGAACGATCCGGTGGCGCTGTTCATGGCGGTGACCGGGCTGGAGCAGATCGCCGAGTGGGGTGTGCCGGCGGTCGCCGCCCGGCTGCGGGGGCTGACCGACCGCTTGGCGGACGGGGTCGCCGGCCTCGGCCTGACGCCGCCGCCGGCCTCCCTGCGGGCACCCCACATCCTCGGTCTGCGGCCGCCCGCGGGCCTGCCGACGGGCCTGGTCGATCGCCTGCAGCGGGACCGGGTCTACGTGAGCGAGCGCTCCGGCGCCCTGCGCATCAGCCCGCACGTGTGGACGGACGGGGACGACCTCGCGCGATGCCTTGCCGCACTGTCCGAGGCCTGCCAGGGGAGCACCTGAGACGGTCCGGAAACGGACGCTCCGGCACGGGCGCCGGGCCGGAGGAACGAGGATGCTGCGCCGCCGGCCGATCCCCGGCGCAGGTGCCCGGGCACGGTCCGCGCCCACACGGAGACCGTCCATCCCCACATGACCGACCCCATACCGCGTTCCGGTGATCGGCTCCGGATCCCGGGCGCCGGCCGCCTCCCTCTGCCCGGATCGATGCGCGCCGTCCTCTCGGGGCGGTTCGCCGTGATCCTGTCGGGCGAGCTGACCCAGAGCCTGTTCCACTTCCTCCTGAACATCCTGCTGG from Methylobacterium radiotolerans JCM 2831 includes the following:
- a CDS encoding 4-(cytidine 5'-diphospho)-2-C-methyl-D-erythritol kinase; protein product: MTLLADRAPAKVNLTLHVLGRRVGDGYHVLESLVAFAGTADRLTLDPDAPLGLTVSGPTAGPAGPTDDNLVLRAARGLAARVPGLRAGAFHLVKRLPVAAGIGGGSSDAAAALRLLARLNGLPLDHAAVGAVARETGADVPVCLDPRARMMRGAGEEIGAALGLEPLPAVLINPGVPVPTAPVFRALGLSVGQDLAGAPHPTIPQATATDTLLQALAGARNDLEAPALTVAPVIGDALAALRAQGCRLARMSGSGATVFALFADRRAAVRAAAALRAAHPGWWVAPTFLR
- a CDS encoding DUF2007 domain-containing protein translates to MIELIRSNDVVLIGFARSILEAAEIPVLVADSHMSLMEGSIGVFGQRLLVPRDHAAQARRLLTDAGIAHELRQP
- a CDS encoding chloride channel protein; translated protein: MIGGTGSGSGEGSPSRRALGDFSADRRVLTLAGMAIVTGTAASGTAWILLTLIGLVTNLVWYGRLDTALTSLAGAAPGPSMVAIPVIGALIVGAMARYGSEKIRGHGIPEAMEAILVGGSRMSPRVAVLKPLSSAVAIGTGGPFGAEGPIIVTGGAVGSLFAQFFHLSAAERKTLLVAGAAAGMTAIFGTPVAAVLLAVEVLLFEWRPRSLVPVTVGAVTAACWRPALFGAGPLFPFADNPVLPWWGLPACALLGVACGLISGGLTRALYALEDGFGRLPLHWMWWPAIGAVVVGLGGLVEPRALGVGYDVIHDLLSGHMLASAVVLILVVKAAIWLAALSSGTSGGVLAPLLILGGAVGWLIGVLLPGAHGFWALIGMAAMLGGTLPAPLTGVVFAVEVTGDVAALAPLLAATVAAYAVTVLLLKRSILTEKIARRGQHVTREYGIDPYDLARVEAVMTRTVETLDADLPLAEALAAIETGAHHAYPVVDGAGRPVGLVSRNDALRWTLEERDGAAEEGTLGERVSDADLAVVHPGDVVSHALDVMLSAGQGRLPVTDPRTGGLVGLLTRKDLLQVRATVVRAEAERRAFYRKGRGERRARMEA
- a CDS encoding polyprenyl synthetase family protein; the encoded protein is MALSIENPKPEAEAGLNDLVALVADGMARVNTTILSRTGSDVAMIPEVANHLIASGGKRLRPILTLACAQLCGYAGATEGDVKLAASVEFMHTATLLHDDVVDESDMRRGRVAARIKWGNEASVLVGDFLLGQAFRMMVEVGSLRALDILSAAATVIAEGEVMQLTNAKNLETDEAAYLAVIRGKTAELFAAACEVGPVLAGRPEAEQAAARSYGMNLGIAFQLIDDVLDYGGTSAELGKNVGDDFREGKITLPIVLAYRRASEGERGFWRRTLQQGEIGETDLETALDLLQRHGALEETVARAHHYGAEARAALDIFPDGPVKAALIGAVEFCVARAR
- a CDS encoding aminotransferase class V-fold PLP-dependent enzyme; translated protein: MAFTESVAAALPCQRHLFEMPADVCYLDAAAWSPLPRAVRAAGEAGILVKSRPWDHPRTAIPPWAERARAAAARLIGATADDIAIVGAVSHAMAVAARNLTVRPGGRLLRVADEFPSLRFAFDRLAERQGLVMEEVPRPPDGDWTAAVAAAIARPGAPPLALATLTPLHWTDGSLIDLDRLAPLVHHAGAALVIDATQAAGAMPVDVARWRPDFLAFPTYKWALGPYGLAFLYAAPHRQDGAAIEENVGNRPPAVGARRYDRGELNDPVALFMAVTGLEQIAEWGVPAVAARLRGLTDRLADGVAGLGLTPPPASLRAPHILGLRPPAGLPTGLVDRLQRDRVYVSERSGALRISPHVWTDGDDLARCLAALSEACQGST
- a CDS encoding MarR family winged helix-turn-helix transcriptional regulator; the protein is MEADAPGPEALSREQYAALADFRFRLRRFLAFSEAAAARAGLPPQQHQALLTLAGHAGRAPATVGLLAEQLLIAPHSAAELVSRMVEAGLLTKTRAVEDRRRSELSLTPRAEALLRTLTDAHLAELRDLAPALAEALGPVTR
- the glp gene encoding gephyrin-like molybdotransferase Glp encodes the protein MGRLSPDCFDAATAPLRVADAVALIRARLPILSGTETVPLADADGRVLADDVIAPLDLPPFDNAAVDGYALRAADLAAGGETRLPVGGRVPAGHPAGDPGPGAAVRIFTGAPVPAGTDTVVMQEDVRIDDGSVILPGGLVSGANRRRAGEDVARGSTALRAGTRLGPQHIALAAACGLAALPLRTPLTVALFSTGDELTPPGQSLPPAGIFDANRPMLAALLRRLGAVPVDLGILRDEPGPLRARIAEAAASHDLILTSGGASVGEEDHVRAAIEASGRLTFWRLAIKPGRPVALGTVAGTPVIGLPGNPAAAYVTALAVLGPLVLHLSGARDTAPELAIRSGFARGKRPGRREYLRVCLRAGRDGLPEAVPAPGGALSSLAGSDGLVELAEDLTAIRPGDALPYRPHGAVGAGS
- a CDS encoding tRNA1(Val) (adenine(37)-N6)-methyltransferase, which translates into the protein MTAEADSGADPFLGGLLRLHQPPRGAHRAGTDAVLLARLLAPRAGDRLCDVGAGTGAVGLACAALAPGLRPTLVERDPALAGQARANATLNGIDARVLVADVLASAAERRAAGLLPDSFDVVLTNPPFFAAGAHRASPHPGRAAAHTFAGGDLDSWIRTCTAILRAGGRLGLIHRADALPACLDALRGRYGGLAIRPVHPRGDAPAIRVLIAATRGSRAAPTLLPPLVLHGPDGRFTDEAEALHRGAPWPTP